The Lutra lutra chromosome 7, mLutLut1.2, whole genome shotgun sequence genome segment ACAGAATGCTATACCTGTTTTAGTGGGTGTACAAACCCTCCAAAAGGCTTCGAAATTCCAAAATAGCCTTACTGAAAGATGTGTTACAAAACGTTAATGAAAAAGGTGGGgtaccttgggtggctcagtcagttaagcatctgactcttcttttttttctaagattttatttatttatttgacagacagagatcacaagtagtcagagcagcaggcagagagagagggggaagcaggctccctgctgagcagagagcccaatgtggggctcgatcccaggaccctgggatcatgacccgagccgaaggcagaggcttaacccactgagccacccaggcgccccgcatctgactcttgatttcagctcaggtcgtgatctcagggtcctgggattgagccccatgtcaggctctgcgctggacatggaacctgcttgagattctccctctccttctgcccctgcctgcatctccccctcctgcacgctctctccctctaaaataaaattttaaaactccgaaaaataaaagatgatgtaagtacttaaaagaaaagatggtAAGACCCATGTGACTCCTACtgattcctcctccctcctttgttTTAGGAGGAAGCAGTCtagtgtttaaaaacaaaaccaggatggaaggacacctgggtgggtccttcagttgaacatctgacttcagctcaggtcatctgaGGACCCTGAACTCTGGATCAActcagatcccagagtcctgggatcaaggcccacagcaggctccctgctcagcgacaagtcttgtttctctctctctctctctctctctctctctctctccctctccctttctgatcccccccaaataaataaataaaatcttacaaaaaaaaaaaaaactaaccaagAAAATTTGAAGATCTAGTTGGTTTTATTCAAATATTCCTGAATAGGGTGGCATCCCATCTAGCTAGCAGAAAGGGGCTTTGAGGCACTGTATGGGAAATGGGAGACTTTTACAGGCAGAAACGGGCACGACAAGGAAGTTattagtgaaagaaaacaaaagattgtTTCAGACCAGATCACCTTCCTTTGGAGGACAGGGAAGCAAGGTGGGTCTTCAGGAATTTCTAGATTGACTGCTTAAAGGTTAGTCACATCCCTGCAGTTAAGTTTCAGTTCAGTGTCATAGTGGCAAATGACTCCACTGGAGGcctcttgtttctctttctcactcccccTTTATTTAGAGAACTCAGGAGAGAGAGTGGATAGTTGTAAGAGCAACGTTTGATCTTTCTGAGTAGGCAAGAAGGGACGAAATCTGTAGCAACCAGAAGTATAACCAGAGTAAACGGATGCAGATGCTGGGGGTCCGTGGAACTGACATGGGGAAGACAATTCTCTTCTGATTGCATCTAACTTCTTGATGAGATAATAAATAGCCATCTGAGAATCAGTTGGGAGGAGACAGTGGGAGAAGTTTTAGGAGAAGTTGAATTTACTGTTGAAATTTTGCAGAATTGTTGGATAAAAACCATGCCGACATGCCAACCATGTGTCATTCCGTCTAGAAGTGACTAGAAGCCTCAGTTCCTGTTCAACACCCCTGAAGAAACCAGGTGAACTCCCGCACCCCAAATGTTGTTAGGATGTTGAGACTCATTATGACACAGCTTGCATACATGAACGTGCACatacaatcacacacacacacacgcacacacacacacattcttcatGTGAATTCGCAATTTCCTGCTCCCGAATGTAGCTGATGGGGAGAGTGTGGGTTCCTGATCAGGGCTCGGAGTGTAGCTTAATCCTCAACAGACTGCCATCGGAGTGTAGCTTAATCTAACAAAAATAACGTGTTTATGTCATACCATCCATgctgaatatttaaatttaaagcacacaaatttcttttcagtctgtTCTTGGTGCAACAGCTATTGTGAACCTGATGGTACcatttctctctcagcctctgtaaGAGCTTCCCATTTTGCTCAAAGATCAAGACCAGGTCCTTGCAATGGCTTAGGGAGCCCCAGATGGCCTGGCTCCCTGtcagcctctgtctttggctcctgcctctctccctcaaCCACCTGCTGTAGCCACACTGGTCTCCTCCCTGTTCCTCTCATACCTGGTTCTTTGCCATCTCTGATCCTTTTACCTGGAAGGACTTTCCCCCACAATTCTGCCCgactccctcctccacctccttttGCCTTGGTACTTCTTCAATTAATAGATTGCATAACTATATAGTTGTTTATCTTGtttcctcctcccaccacacTGGCTTATAAACTGTAAGGACAGGTACTTTGATCTTAATTGCCTCGTGCACTATTCAGTGCCCAGATGGGTGTCTGCCGTGATGGGCCTTCAGTGCAGACTTTCCAAAGAGCTGAACATTGGCCACTGCAAGATTATTAATTaagattaataattaattaagatTATTCTGAAAACCACCTTGTCTTTATTAGAAATcaatattcatccttttttttttagaactttgaTCAGATTTCTCATGACCTTTATTATGCAGGGAGTACATCCTGTCCCCAAATTAAATGACAAAGCATTTTATATTAGCTGATGGTGGTGGATACAGTGACCAGATCCCCTCTCTATAATAACTAGATTCTGCCCTTGAGCGGTgtaggagccaaaggcaggctgCCGAAAATGTGCCACTTGGGTAcatccattatttttaataaaaactactGAAGAAACAATGTATGTAGGGACACTAATACCCTCCTCTGTACACCTAAAAGTGTTACTGAACCCACGGTCGATCTGCTTACCTCACGACTGTCCAGTAAGTTGAGTGACAAGCTGTTGAAGCAAGGCATAAAATCTATTTGAGAAAGCCCACCGTCCGGGTGGCGGCCTAATGTCCCAGATAACAGTCTTGCCACGGGCAGTTGCTTTTCCAATGTGATCAGACATGAAAGGATGGGCATCTGAAAAGTCCGCCAGTTTGCTACAAAAATGCTCCCCTTTTCAAGGGATTTAATCAGTCCTGGAACTTGGCAGACCTCTGGCTCTGCTGGTTCTCAGTTCTGGGTGTGTCCTCAGCCTGTGCTGGTTTTCGGTGCTGTCAGGTCTTAGAGAAGCAACACCCCTGGCTGCTTACATCCCCACTTGAcatgagtgactccatcttgTACTCTAcatccagcccccacccccaccaggtcAATTTCTATTAGTTGGCCAGCCCCCAAACCCAAACTATTTCTTGTTTCAGTTTCCAGTTTCGGTTTCCAATTCCcagtaaaaataaaacctatccCATTGGTTGTGCTCAAAGTGGGAGTCAAAGAGGAAGTTGCTATAAAAGCCGGGAGTCTGATCTGGAAAACACAGCCAAGCTCAGACCTCAGGTCGGTTACCAGAGGATCTGCTTCTGGGTAAGACAGGgaggggtaggcagagggggCTCCTTCCTGAGGCCTCCAGCTCTAGTGGGTGGTAGGCTCAGTGCAGGCAAGGGAAGGCCACGGGAATCCACTCCCAGAAAGCTCTTTTGTTCCTCATCAGGTCAGTCGGGAGGAAGGGTAAGTCCCTGCTGTTTGACCttgggactctgggatgatgatcCTTGTTCAAGCCTGGCTGGCAGCAGGTGAGGCCAGGGGAAAGCATTAAGTGTTAGGAGGATCAAATTGGAATCATTCCAAGCCCAGGCTTTAGAAGCAGCTGGACTTGGGATGTGTCACTTACCCACTCTGTGCCAGAGgggtttccccatctataaaatggggatagtccgagtgcctgggtggctcagtgggttaagcctctaacttcggcttgggtcatgatctcagggtcctgggatcgagcctcgcatcgggctctgtgctcagcggggagcctgcttcccccgactctctctctctgcctactagtgatttctttctctgtcagataaataaataaaatctttaaaatgggggtaGTCATCTCTTTGTTCTCACTGTCTTAAGTGGGGATGATGCAGTATCATTGAGCCCAacggtcaagaaagaattcttgagacactTGATGGTGCTAAAaggtacttttcttttcttttttttttttttaaagatttttatttatttgacagagagagagatcacaagtagacagagaggcaggcagagagaggggaagggaagcaggctccccgctgagcagagagcccgatgcgggactcgatcccaggaccctgagatcatgacctgagccaaaggcagtggcttaacccactgagccacccaggcgccctaaaaggTACTTTTCTTATAGCACGGGCACGGGACCCATAGACAGAGAGAACTgcactgggattgtgaggagcGACTGGTTATTGTATGTATTGTAATTAGTGAGGATTAGGGATAgtgtctctaaggaatttggaagcaggGCTTTCAGGATTTTGAGGGGCCAACTGCTGTTAAGATCGGGTTACTTTTAGTCCTTAATAAAACGTACCCAaacttcggggtgcctgggtggctcagtgggttaaagcctctgcctttggctcgggtcatgatttcagggtcctgggatcgagccccgcatcgggctctctgctcagcgggagcctgcttcctcctccctctctctctgcctctctgcctgtctctctgcctgcttgtgatctctgtctgtcaaataaatagataaaatctttaaaaaaaaaaagtacacaaatttCTTGAGGAATGTCATGTTGTACACATTTCAGGTATCTGTCAATGAGCTCCAAgctgtaaggagattgaagttACGGTTctcttacttttgtttccctcatgAAGGGGATGGCATGAGAACAGGAACCCAGAGGAACTGGACGACAGTATATACCTTAAAACGTAATTGGTTCTTATTTCCTAATTCtggtgccttttatttatttattttttattttttttaaagattttatttatttatttgacagagagagatcacaagtaggcagagaggcaggcagagagagaggaagggaagcaggcttcctgctgagcagcgagcccgatgcgggactcgatcccaggactctgggatcatgacctgagccgaaggcagcggcttaacccactgagccacccaggcgcccttctggTGCCTTTTAAACTGCTCTGTGGGAATTCCAGGATGcagtcccgtgtcaggcttccctgcttaacagggagcctgcttctccctctgaccaccaGGCTCCctcgagctctctctctgcctctctccctctctctcactcttgctctcttgctcactctctctcaaataaataaataaaatctttaaaaaaaacaaacaaactgctcAGTGGAAATTTAAGAAATTCCCAGAAATGGCTAAGAAGTTGGCGCTGGGCTTtttgggaggaaggaagcagccGGCTTGGAGAAATAAAGTCCACTCCCCACCCATCCTTTACCATTTCCAGGACTCTTTCCGGACATCAGGCCCTGACAAGTTCAGAGAGGTCTCTCTGTCCCCACTAGACAGAGTTTTTCAAAGTTGTGGGCATGatccccctcccttctggggTCCCCTCCCTGCACCAAAGCTCCATCCTGTTCAAAAAGAAGGAAGCCCACATTGGAGTCATTTGCCCCCAACCGCAGCACACCAAGACTTCAGCACAACATCAACCTGTCCCAGGAAGATGACCTTTGGAAAGTCCATCCGATCTGTCCTGCTCAGCACTAGTGAGGTCATTTGCCATCTGCCTGATACAAACCCTGTTTCCCCCTGATGTCCAggcctgaaacaatcctttcttttcttttactgatgACTCCTCACCTTCCGTTTTGCTGCTTAGGAAAGCCTTCATTTTTGCGCAGCTTCTCCAAGCATCTCTCTACTTGCTCGATGGGCTGCTGTCCTGTAACCAGGAGTCAGGGCACGGGGCTAACTgatgacaaaatccaaaggcagagagagcgtgcacacacgTGCAGGGGTGGGACAAGAAAGGGATTTATTTCAGTTGAGGCCAACATGGGGAAGACAGTGGGCTAGTGTCCCAAAAgctgtctccaaagtgctgaaaacgCGGCcaggtttatataaggaaaatgtgggacagtCGTTGAGTACTGGAGATGGGGCAGTGAAGGTCATGGCCTTGGGGTCAGCAGCAGgggtttttgttcgtttgttttagatttttatttatttatttatttgacagagagagagatcacaagtaggcatagaggcaggcagaaagagagagggggaagcaggctccctgctgagcagagagcccgatgcagggctcgatcacaggaccctgagaccatgacccgagctgaaggcagaggcttaacccactgagccacccaggagccccaatcgTAGGGCCTTTattgctggggggttgggggcagttGGTTCCCACTGCGGGATGCTTTGCCCACTCAGGCTTCTGCCCGAGTTAAAGATAAGCTGTAAGACAAACCGAATCaattagaaaggaaaactgaggcaaaATGGAGGTGTTGAGCTCCTTTCAGCCTGACACACTCATGTCAATTTCTGTGCCATGCAATTCGTCCAGGTGGCCACCTTGTCCTCTTCCCTGGTTTCTAAATATAATTCCATTATAATGGAATCCAGAGTAATGACAGCGAGCATGGCCAAAGCCACAGAGGTGGTTTCCCGGGGTGAGCCCTCCCAGaggggctggtgggtggggggcgAGGAGGGCGATGGGGAGGGACGGAGTCTTTTTCTAGCTTCACCTCCTTGGTTCTCACTGACATGTCCCGATTTTTACAAAATTCTTCATTCCGGGCCCGTTTTCTTCATTAGTTTGTGTGAGCTCCCTCTCCAGTCTTAGCTGTTCATTCTTGCTGTTtatcttccccttttcctccattaTATTAGAAGAATCCAACCAAGGACATTTTAAAGATCCAATTGACTTTATTTGTAGTCAACTCATGTATTTGGCCAGCTTcccaatgagcaaggagaggggagCTCCCGGGGGCTACAGAGGATCCaagtttttaaaaggcagaagagCAGAAAACAAGAAATTATTAGGAGAGAAACCATTGTTCTAGGCAAGGTCACCCTCCTAAGGGGAACGGAGGGGGCCCATCAGGAAATTTCCTAGTGCTCCCTGGGAAATCTCACATTGACTGGTTAAGGGTTATATTCCTGGGGGACTGAAAGTGCAGTcaggttaggtattaagtctcAATTTACACTTGGGGCCTTAACTGAGGGGACACCATTgtggggcctgtggttttctttttaaccacaCGCCCCCCAACCACCCCTGGGATACCTCCCTCCCTCAGAGTCAGCCTTTCCAATATCCTTAATGTGTACCtgtttttcttatgtatttttgcAAAATGGGTGTTGGCTTTTTGTTTGCATGTGTTTTAATGTATGTATAGAATAGTGTGCTGTTGACTTTACCGTATAGCTTTTTCCACCCTGAGATTGTCAGGGTCACTAGGTGAGTGTCTAATACTGGCTTCCAATTGTTGCAAACATGCCACTTCGCTTCCGCTCTCCTGGTGTGGACACCCCGtggtccttcctccttccccagcacaAACAGCAGCGTAGTATGGAAGGGGAGGGCGGGGCCTCTGACCACTGCTCACCTCTGACCCTGTGCACTCatcctctgttctttctctggaCTCACCCTGTCATCCACAGTTGCCCTGAACCAGGCTACAGCTTCCGTGGGATCCCTGCTGGGAACACTGAAAGTCTCCAGAATGGCAGCATTGACTCTTTCCAGAGTCGGAGGTAACTGGCCCAGGGTGACAGAGTTCCGCTTCTCGGGCCCCCATCCAATACTTAGACCCGCGACAAGTCTCCAGCCAGCAGTCTTTCCTGTTTACCAGTAACACAAAGGACTCCTAAGCTTATGATAAGGAATCCTTAAAATAGTAAGGACAGATAGATTTTATCTCATGCTCTGCAGTCCTAGTCACTCTGCCAAACACTTAACATTTATCAATTGTTTTAATTGCCATAGCAACCCCAGAAGGTCACCATTGTCCCCTATTTACAAATGAGGGAATTGTTTTTGGCCCTGGGCCTTTGGGCAGGGAAGTGGGGTTACTACCGAACCTAGGACAGGAAGTAGAACTAAAATGCAGAGAATCTGGTTTAGGGAGGAGGCCTCAGGACAGAGTGGGTTCTGAATAGCCTGGAGAGACCAGGCCACCCTCCTATGGATGAGAGTTGGGGGTGCCCCGCAGCAGGTTAGCAGGGGAACGGCACCCCTTTCCCATGGGCCTTCTGTGCACATCGGGTCCCAGATAGGCCAAGCTGCCGGCCAGCCCGGCATCACCCTTCCAGCCAAACCATAATGTCCAGCTTCAAGGGTTTGACTCCCACCTCTTAAGTTCCCTTCCTATCCCTGGAAGGCTCTCTTCCTGGGGAGCTGGCTGAATTCATTCCTGCGCGCTTTTGCAGGCCTGACCCTTATGGCGGCAGCTGACCAGGACCTCTGCCCGCCCCCTAGGGACCCACATGTTGGAGAGACAGGCCGGTGCAAGCCGAATGGGTCTTAGTGCTCTGAGAGGCTGTGGTCACAGAGGGGCAGTGCTGAGTCCAGATTGGCTGCCTCTGGGGGGCTTCTCAGACAAGGGGGCAATAGGTCCAGCCTGGACTCATCTCAAGCAGAGTTCAAGTGCTCAGCAGTGCTTGCCCTGACCTGCTGGGCAGCGCAAAATGAAGTACATCTTTCTCCGTGAGGATTTATTGCTGTCTGGAAAGATCTGTGGGACAACAGGAGAAAGTTATATAATCTCCCCCTAAGAAAACATTGACCCTGAACGAACATCCTTGTTCAGAGAGCAAGGCATCCGGTTCCTTCGCCTCGACCAACACCACCAAGCCCTAAAACACTCTGCCAAGTATCCCTCGTCCACCCGAGAAGGGATGCAGGGCAGCCTTCTGTAggggtgtgtttgtttttgttttgttttgttttaaacaatcaGGCTTggatggcagagagaaagagaaagatcgtTTTTGCTCTCCCCGCAAACAGGCCCCCACCAACCTATCTGCAGACAGattgagaaaacaaagcagaCTCTATGTGATCATTGGGTTTTCTGGAATGAGGACCTCAAACTCTGTCTCCAGATAATTTGAGGGCAAAGCGTGCAAATCCATCTGGGACAAGTCATTTGAGTCTGGAATCTGACTCCCCAGCAATCCTTGCCAAGCTCAGAACTGAGGGGCCCCCTTTCCCAGAAATCCCCCTGTCTGAATGCAGTAGGCAGGTGTCAGATGAGGTCATTCCTTCCCATCTCCCAACATGGACAATGCCCTCCCCGTGGGTGGGCTGTAGGCTCAGGGAGCCAAGGGGAGGCTCAGGGAGCCAAGAACtcacaaaatattcttttggtttctagtcAAGACTGTGGCAGCTGTGATAGGAGGAGGTGAGTCTTTGTAGGGGAGGGGTTCAAGTCCTTATCTGTTCCCCTGAGCCTGGGTCTTGGGGAGCAACCGTCTTGTCCAGGCCCAGGTTTGCCCAGGACTTGCGCAGATGGTGGGGAGGAAGTGGACTGGTAGACATGGGGAGGAAGCCAGGAACTGGAAACAAGAAATCAAGGAGCTTGGACCAACGGGTGTCATGGAAACTCCACAGTGGAGGCAATCCCAGCAGGGGCCCCATCTCCTCTTTGCAGGCATTTACCCTGTGACCTTGGGGGTGTCTCTGACTTTTCTGAGCTCCTGTTTCCTCTCTGAAAAATGGGCCATGCCCATAGTCTCTCCTGAGCTCAGAGTTCACCCCCTTGCCTGGGCCCCCCAAAGCCCCCTGAGCCTGACTGAGTGTGTGCGGGTCCCTTCCCTTGAGCCCACTTCttaacccaacccaacccaacctgACAGTCGTGTCCGTGGCGTCTGTGCCCACCGTGCTGGGCGCCGTGGGCTTCACTGGGGCCGGAATCGCTGCCTCCTCGCTAGCAGCCAAGATGATGTCCTCTGCTGCCATCGCCAACGGGGGTGGCATCGCCGCTGGCAGCCTGGTGGCAACACTGCAGTCCGTGGGTAAGTGTCCCCGGGGGCTTGCTGGGAGGGGCGAGGAGGACCAGCACCTCAGTACCCGGCCCAGATCTtagcctcccccaccctccttgtCTGCTCCTAAGCGTCACCCTCCAGGTTCTCCCCAGGAGGCGCAGGAGGGAGGCCCCAGGCACGGGGCGTGCTGGCTTCAGGCTGCGGTTGCTGGGTGCCTTGGGGATCTCCGCCCTGCCTGAGCTCAGCCTTCTTCCATGGAGAGGAACAGCTCCCAGCTCTGGGCTTCTCCATGGGGGTGCTCACCAGCGGGCTTCGGGCAGTTGCCCTCCCACAGCAGAGATCTGGAGGGCTTTGGGAAACGGGAGGGTGCTGACTGGGGCCCCGGGCCTCAGACCTTCCTGAG includes the following:
- the LOC125103674 gene encoding interferon alpha-inducible protein 27-like protein 2 isoform X1; translation: MMILVQAWLAAVALNQATASVGSLLGTLKVSRMAALTLSRVGVKTVAAVIGGVVSVASVPTVLGAVGFTGAGIAASSLAAKMMSSAAIANGGGIAAGSLVATLQSVGAAGLSLSTKIILGSLGSVFTFLSF
- the LOC125103674 gene encoding interferon alpha-inducible protein 27-like protein 2 isoform X2, which produces MMILVQAWLAAVALNQATASVGSLLGTLKVSRMAALTLSRVGVVSVASVPTVLGAVGFTGAGIAASSLAAKMMSSAAIANGGGIAAGSLVATLQSVGAAGLSLSTKIILGSLGSVFTFLSF
- the LOC125103674 gene encoding interferon alpha-inducible protein 27-like protein 2 isoform X3; amino-acid sequence: MAALTLSRVGVKTVAAVIGGVVSVASVPTVLGAVGFTGAGIAASSLAAKMMSSAAIANGGGIAAGSLVATLQSVGAAGLSLSTKIILGSLGSVFTFLSF
- the LOC125103674 gene encoding interferon alpha-inducible protein 27-like protein 2 isoform X4, with the protein product MAALTLSRVGVVSVASVPTVLGAVGFTGAGIAASSLAAKMMSSAAIANGGGIAAGSLVATLQSVGAAGLSLSTKIILGSLGSVFTFLSF